The following proteins are encoded in a genomic region of Heliangelus exortis chromosome 7, bHelExo1.hap1, whole genome shotgun sequence:
- the ADRA2A gene encoding alpha-2A adrenergic receptor: protein MFNLERPFTERGHFFSSMEYQRQLEEEEGYPPPGTNGTFNDSGAGPGWVTPYSLHTTVVLISLVGLLMLFTVFGNVLVIIAVFTSRALKAPQNLFLVSLASADILVATLVIPFSLANEVMGYWYFGKVWCEIYLALDVLFCTSSIVHLCAISLDRYWSITQAIEYNLKRTPRRIKCIIFIVWVISAVISFPPLISIERKSGQQADQGVALCKINDEKWYIISSSIGSFFAPCLIMILVYMRIYQIAKRRTRVPLNKRAERPEKKQNGLADKEDLPATAQLNGEKAAGGGGGQEGEVNGIDMEETSSSEHQENNQCKKPEKPPRGKFKTKLSQIKPGDSLPRKTEEERNTKGSRWRGRQNREKRFTFVLAVVIGVFVICWFPFFFTYTLMAVCKSCSVPETLFKFFFWFGYCNSSLNPVIYTIFNHDFRRAFKRILCRIERKRIV, encoded by the coding sequence ATGTTTAACCTGGAGCGCCCGTTCACGGAGAGGGGCCACTTCTTCTCCTCCATGGAGTACCAgcggcagctggaggaggaggagggctaCCCACCTCCCGGCACCAACGGGACCTTCAACGAcagcggggccgggccgggctgggtCACGCCGTACTCCCTGCACACCACCGTCGTCCTCATCAGCCTGGTGGGCTTGCTCATGCTCTTCACCGTCTTCGGCAACGTCCTGGTCATCATTGCTGTCTTCACCAGCCGGGCACTCAAGGCCCCCCAGAACCTCTTCCTGGTCTCTTTAGCCTCTGCCGACATCCTGGTGGCCACACTGGTCATCCCTTTCTCCCTTGCAAACGAAGTGATGGGGTACTGGTACTTTGGCAAAGTCTGGTGTGAGATCTACCTGGCCTTGGACGTGCTGTTCTGCACCTCCTCCATCGTGCACCTGTGTGCCATCAGCCTGGACCGGTACTGGTCCATCACACAAGCCATTGAGTACAACCTCAAGCGTACCCCACGCCGCATCAAGTGCATCATCTTCATTGTCTGGGTCATCTCGGCTGTCATCTCCTTCCCACCACTCATCTCCATCGAGAGGAAGAGCGGGCAGCAGGCTGACCAAGGGGTAGCACTGTGCAAGATCAATGATGAGAAGTGGTACATCATCTCTTCTAGCATCGGCTCCTTCTTTGCCCCCTGCCTCATCATGATCCTGGTCTACATGCGCATCTACCAGATAGCCAAGAGGCGAACCAGGGTACCCCTGAACAAGAGGGCAGAGCGCCCTGAGAAGaaacagaatggtttggctGACAAGGAGGacctgccagccacagctcagctcaacggggagaaggcagcaggaggtggtggtgggcaggagggagaggtcAATGGCATAGACATGGAGGAAACCTCTTCCTCTGAGCACCAGGAGAACAACCAGTGTAAGAAGCCAGAGAAACCACCGAGGGGAAAGTTCAAGACTAAACTGAGCCAGATTAAACCTGGGGACAGTTTGCCCAGGAagacagaggaagagaggaacaCCAAAGGGTCCCGGTGGAGGGGCAGGCAGAACCGGGAAAAGCGCTTCACCTTTGTGCTGGCAGTGGTGATCGGGGTCTTTGTCATCTGCTGGTTCCCTTTCTTCTTCACCTACACACTGATGGCTGTCTgcaagagctgctctgtgcctgaAACCCTCTTCAAGTTCTTCTTCTGGTTCGGTTACTGCAATAGCTCCTTGAACCCTGTCATCTATACCATTTTCAACCACGACTTCAGACGGGCCTTCAAAAGGATCCTCTGCAGgatagaaaggaaaaggattGTTTGA